The genome window CGAAAGATCCCTTGGATAACGATTACGATATTCACTTGGATTTAGGTCAACGTCTTCTAACAACTGAGCAACTCGCTCATGAATTTGGTTTTTTGACCATTTCTTCATTTCGGGAATCAAGGCAATGTTTTGCTCCACTGTTAAATTTGGAAACAAGGCACTCTCTTGTAAAACATAACCAATATCAAGCCGCAGCTTGCGAATATTGGTTTGCTGTAAATTTTGATTATTGACAATCACTTCCCCACTTGTTGGAGCGATCAAATGATTGATCATTTTCAAAGTCGTTGTTTTGCCGCTCCCCGAAGTGCCGACCAAGACAAAAAATTCTCCTTGCTTAATCTTGAGATTCAGGTCTTTAACCACTGTGGTGTCATCATAGATTTTATTAACATTCTGAAATTCAATCATCGTTTGCGTCATTATTTGGCTTCCTTTAGTAAGTGATGTTTGACTAGATAACTACGAGCCACGCTAGCTGCTGACTTCTTTTCAAAATTAACTTGGCGATTCATCTCCTGCATTTCCTCATTTGTGATTCGTCCTTGAAGTTTATTTAAACTTTTAACCACCTTCGGATTCTTTTTTGCAAATTTATCGTTCATTAAAGGGGCTCCTTGATAAATTGCAAAAAAGTGTTGGTCATCGTCTAAAACTCGTAGCTTGTAAGCGACGATTTGTGGATCGGTAGTATAGCCATTAGTGATGTTAACTTTCCCTTTATTTAAAGCGAGATACCTCAGCGATGCATCGAGCGACTGAGTTGGAAAAGAAAAGTGATAATCTTTTTTTAAGCCCGCAAAACCGTCAGCTCGATTCAAAAATTCCAAATCGAAACCGCCATTTAGTTGAGTTGAAACTTGACCCAAGTCGCTGATCTTTTTTAAATGGTGTTCTTTGGCAAATTGTTCTTTAACCACCAAAGCGTAAGTATTGTTATACTTCATCGGAGCCAGGTAAGTCATTTTAAATTGATCTTCCAAATTTCTTTTGGCAACTTGGTAAATTTCTTCGGCCGAGGCTGATTTCGCCAGAATCCCTTTTTTGACCTTAACCAAACTTTCGGTCACTGTACCTGAAAATTCCGGATAAAGATCAATCTGCTCAGACTTCAAAGCATTAAAAAGAAAACTAGTTTGCCCAAAGTTAGGCTTTAGTTCCACTTTAACATGCGGATTTTCATCCTCAATCAGATCTTTATACATATTAATCAAAATTTCCGGTTCACTTCCCAATTTACCGGCAATCACTACTCGAACTTCATTTGAGATCACACTTTGATAAACATTGCTACCAACAAAAATTGCCGCTATCGCCACGAAAACTCCTATGGTATAACGAAAGCGCACCTTTTGTAAAAGACGAATAATTGCACTAAAAATAATGGTAAGAAGTGCTGCTGCGATGGCACCAATCAGGGTCAGAGCCATATCATTGCGATCAATGCCCAGCAAGATTAAAGTCCCAAGACCGCCAGCTCCAATCAGCGCTGCGAGCGTTGCTGTTCCAATAATCATCACTAAGGCCGTTCTAATGCCAGAAATTATCGCGGACCTTGAAAGTGGTAACTCGACTTTAAACAACCGGCGCCACCGGGACATGCCAAAAGCGTCTGCCGCTTCTAAAAGAATTGGATCAATCGAGGTTAAACCCAGATAAGTATTTTGAAAAATTGGCAACAATGCGTAAATCACAAGAGCAATTATCGCTGGAGTATTGCCAATCCCGACAAACGGAATTAGCAGTCCTAATAAAGCAAGCGATGGAATCGTTTGAAAGACTCCGGTCACCTGCAAAAGAAAATTAGCAATTTTTTGATGATTGACCACCACGATTGCTAGCGGTACGGCAATCACAATTGCGATTAAAAGCGAAATCAGTGAAATATTTAGATGCTGCCACAAAGCGGTTACAAGCTCTCCGCGGTGCAAATTAAAAGTCGAGATCAAATTATCCATTCACAACTCCCGTTGTTTGTTTTGACTATATTTTAACGCAAATCAATAAAAAAGACCGTAATTTCCTTACGATCTATAAATCTAATGATATTTGCGATAATTCTTCAACCTCAGCGTCAATTTGCGCTTTAGAAAAATGTCCTGCTTGCAATTGATCCTCGTCTAAGCGAGATAAGTTAGAATAGAGCCAAT of Xylocopilactobacillus apicola contains these proteins:
- a CDS encoding ABC transporter permease/substrate-binding protein, translating into MDNLISTFNLHRGELVTALWQHLNISLISLLIAIVIAVPLAIVVVNHQKIANFLLQVTGVFQTIPSLALLGLLIPFVGIGNTPAIIALVIYALLPIFQNTYLGLTSIDPILLEAADAFGMSRWRRLFKVELPLSRSAIISGIRTALVMIIGTATLAALIGAGGLGTLILLGIDRNDMALTLIGAIAAALLTIIFSAIIRLLQKVRFRYTIGVFVAIAAIFVGSNVYQSVISNEVRVVIAGKLGSEPEILINMYKDLIEDENPHVKVELKPNFGQTSFLFNALKSEQIDLYPEFSGTVTESLVKVKKGILAKSASAEEIYQVAKRNLEDQFKMTYLAPMKYNNTYALVVKEQFAKEHHLKKISDLGQVSTQLNGGFDLEFLNRADGFAGLKKDYHFSFPTQSLDASLRYLALNKGKVNITNGYTTDPQIVAYKLRVLDDDQHFFAIYQGAPLMNDKFAKKNPKVVKSLNKLQGRITNEEMQEMNRQVNFEKKSAASVARSYLVKHHLLKEAK